A region of Mycolicibacterium brumae DNA encodes the following proteins:
- a CDS encoding heavy metal translocating P-type ATPase yields the protein MSTVELQIGGMTCVSCANRIERRLNKLDGVDATVNYATEKATVRVPEGLDPEQLIAEVEKTGYTAALPAPRKSRPDDTAEPADADPELSSLRTRLIVSAVLTVPVIAMAMIPALQFPYWQWASLTLAAPVIVWGAWPFHRAAWVNLRHGAATMDTLISMGTLSAFLWSLYALFFGTAGTPGMKHPFTLTLQPSDGAANIYLEVGAGVTLFILAGRYFEKRSKRQAGAALRALLELGAKDVTVRRDGVERTIGVDELAVGDEFVVRPGEKIATDGQIVSGSSAVDASMLTGESAPVEVGLGDLVTGATVNAGGRLVVRATRVGSDTQLAQMARMVEDAQTGKAQVQRLADRISGVFVPIVITVATMTLGAWLGAGFPVNAALTAAVAVLVIACPCALGLATPTALLVGTGRGAQLGILIKGPEVLESTRKVDTIVLDKTGTVTTGKMTLLDALPEAGVDRSELLRLAGALENASEHPIAAAIATAATRDVGELPEPEDFVNVEGKGVQGVIDGHAVVVGRESLLADWSEHLSPELAAAKASAEREGKTVVAVGWDGAARGVLVVADAVKPTSAAAIAGLRRLGLTPVLLTGDNTAVARQVGAEVGVDEVIAEVLPADKVDVVAGLQARGKVVAMVGDGVNDAPALAQADLGLAMGTGTDVAIEAADITLVRGDLTGAVDAIRLSRKTLSTIKGNLFWAFAYNTAAIPVAAVGMLNPMLAGAAMAFSSAFVVGNSLRLRGFTPTANVD from the coding sequence GTGAGCACCGTCGAACTGCAGATCGGCGGCATGACCTGCGTGTCGTGCGCGAACCGGATCGAGCGGCGGCTGAACAAGCTCGACGGGGTCGACGCGACGGTGAACTACGCCACCGAGAAGGCCACCGTGCGGGTTCCGGAGGGTCTGGACCCCGAGCAGCTGATCGCCGAGGTGGAGAAGACCGGGTACACCGCCGCGCTGCCGGCGCCCCGCAAATCCCGTCCGGACGACACCGCCGAACCCGCCGACGCCGACCCGGAACTGTCGAGCCTGCGGACCCGGTTGATCGTCTCCGCCGTGCTGACCGTGCCGGTGATCGCCATGGCGATGATCCCGGCGTTGCAGTTCCCCTACTGGCAGTGGGCGTCGCTGACGCTGGCCGCACCGGTGATTGTGTGGGGCGCCTGGCCGTTCCACCGGGCGGCCTGGGTCAACCTGCGTCACGGCGCGGCGACCATGGACACCCTCATCTCGATGGGCACCCTCAGCGCCTTCCTGTGGTCGCTGTACGCGCTGTTCTTCGGAACGGCGGGAACCCCGGGGATGAAGCACCCCTTCACCCTTACCCTGCAGCCCTCCGACGGCGCCGCCAACATCTACCTCGAGGTCGGCGCCGGGGTGACGCTGTTCATCCTGGCCGGCCGCTACTTCGAGAAGCGGTCCAAACGTCAGGCCGGCGCCGCGCTGCGCGCGCTGCTGGAGCTCGGCGCCAAGGACGTCACGGTTCGCCGTGACGGCGTCGAGCGCACGATCGGCGTCGACGAACTCGCCGTCGGCGACGAATTCGTGGTCCGGCCGGGTGAGAAGATCGCCACCGACGGCCAGATCGTCTCAGGTTCCTCGGCCGTCGACGCGTCGATGCTGACCGGCGAGTCGGCGCCCGTCGAGGTCGGCCTCGGCGACCTGGTCACCGGCGCCACCGTGAACGCCGGCGGCCGACTGGTGGTGCGGGCCACCCGGGTCGGTTCGGACACCCAATTGGCGCAGATGGCCCGGATGGTCGAGGACGCCCAGACCGGCAAGGCGCAGGTGCAGCGGCTGGCCGACCGGATCTCCGGGGTGTTCGTGCCGATCGTCATCACGGTCGCGACCATGACCCTCGGGGCCTGGCTGGGCGCGGGATTCCCGGTCAACGCCGCGCTCACCGCGGCCGTCGCTGTGCTGGTCATCGCCTGCCCGTGCGCGCTCGGCCTGGCGACCCCGACCGCGCTGCTGGTCGGCACCGGCCGCGGCGCGCAACTGGGCATCCTGATCAAGGGGCCCGAGGTGCTGGAATCGACCCGCAAGGTCGACACCATTGTGCTGGACAAGACCGGCACGGTGACCACCGGCAAGATGACGCTGCTCGACGCGCTGCCCGAGGCGGGCGTGGACCGCTCGGAACTGCTGCGGTTGGCCGGCGCGCTGGAGAACGCCTCCGAACACCCCATCGCCGCGGCCATCGCCACCGCCGCCACCCGTGATGTCGGCGAGCTGCCCGAACCGGAGGACTTCGTCAACGTCGAGGGCAAGGGCGTGCAAGGCGTCATCGACGGGCACGCCGTCGTCGTCGGCCGCGAGTCGCTGCTGGCCGATTGGTCGGAGCACCTGAGCCCGGAACTGGCCGCGGCCAAGGCGTCCGCCGAGCGGGAGGGCAAGACCGTGGTCGCCGTCGGCTGGGACGGCGCCGCCCGCGGCGTGCTGGTCGTCGCCGACGCGGTGAAACCGACCAGCGCGGCCGCCATCGCCGGCCTGCGCCGACTCGGTCTGACGCCGGTGCTGCTCACCGGCGACAACACCGCGGTGGCCCGGCAGGTCGGCGCCGAGGTCGGCGTCGACGAGGTGATCGCCGAGGTGCTGCCCGCGGACAAGGTCGACGTGGTCGCCGGGCTGCAGGCCCGCGGCAAGGTGGTGGCGATGGTCGGCGACGGCGTGAACGACGCGCCCGCGCTGGCTCAGGCCGATCTGGGACTGGCGATGGGCACCGGAACCGACGTGGCGATCGAGGCCGCCGACATCACCCTGGTGCGCGGCGACCTGACCGGGGCCGTCGACGCGATCCGGCTATCCCGTAAAACGCTGAGCACCATCAAGGGCAATCTGTTCTGGGCATTCGCCTACAACACCGCGGCCATCCCGGTCGCCGCCGTCGGCATGCTCAACCCGATGCTGGCCGGCGCGGCGATGGCGTTCTCCAGCGCGTTCGTGGTGGGCAACAGCCTGCGGCTGCGGGGCTTCACTCCGACGGCCAACGTCGACTAA
- the resB gene encoding cytochrome c biogenesis protein ResB encodes MGTALVLLFLLALGAVPGALIPQRSLNAGKVDEYLVQHPTIGPWLDRLQMFDVFSSFWFTAIYVLLVISLIGCLTPRIIDHIRSMRAVPTKAPRNLGRLPKHAEGCAVGDPESVAAGITAKLRGWRTITRPDGAGVTVSAEKGYLREFGNLVFHFSLLGLLAAVAAGKLFGYEGNVIVIADGGPGFCTASPSAFDSFRAGNTVDGTSLYPMCVQVDGFDADYLPSGQALSFAADIRYQAGADLTDDIWRDYRLEVNHPLRVAGDRVYLQGHGYAPTFTVTFPDGQVRSQTIQWRPDDLNTLLSSGAIRIDPPAGAYPDAMERRKNQIAIQGLLAPTQQLTSGEEGGAATLLSSSYPELRDPAVAIDIYRGDTGLDTGRPQSIFALDHSMMAQDRLKREKRTNLSLGESVRLDDGTVVAFTDVTPFVNLQVSHDPAQIWVLIFSMTMMGGLLVSLVVRSRRVWARIEPAGVAGTVNVELGGLARTDNSGWGDEFERLASRLLDSGSAGHKEGR; translated from the coding sequence ATGGGCACCGCGCTGGTGCTGCTGTTCCTGCTGGCCCTCGGCGCGGTGCCGGGTGCGCTGATCCCGCAGCGCTCGCTGAACGCCGGCAAGGTCGACGAGTACCTCGTCCAACACCCGACGATCGGGCCGTGGCTGGACCGGCTGCAGATGTTCGACGTGTTCTCCAGCTTCTGGTTCACCGCCATCTACGTCCTGCTGGTCATCTCGCTGATCGGCTGCCTGACCCCGCGGATCATCGACCACATCCGATCCATGCGGGCGGTCCCCACCAAGGCTCCGCGCAACCTCGGCCGACTGCCCAAGCACGCCGAGGGCTGCGCCGTCGGCGACCCGGAAAGCGTCGCCGCGGGAATCACCGCCAAACTGCGCGGCTGGCGCACCATCACCCGCCCGGACGGCGCCGGCGTCACGGTGTCCGCGGAAAAGGGCTACCTGCGTGAGTTCGGCAACCTGGTGTTCCACTTCTCGCTGCTGGGCCTGCTCGCCGCCGTCGCCGCCGGAAAGCTGTTCGGTTACGAGGGCAACGTCATCGTCATCGCCGACGGCGGCCCCGGATTCTGCACCGCGTCCCCGTCGGCGTTCGACTCGTTCCGCGCCGGAAACACTGTCGACGGCACCTCGCTCTACCCGATGTGCGTCCAGGTCGACGGCTTCGACGCCGACTACCTGCCCAGCGGGCAGGCGCTGTCGTTCGCCGCGGACATCCGCTACCAGGCCGGCGCCGATCTGACCGATGACATCTGGCGGGACTACCGGCTGGAGGTCAACCACCCGCTGCGGGTCGCCGGCGACCGCGTCTACCTGCAGGGCCACGGTTACGCGCCGACGTTCACCGTCACCTTCCCGGACGGACAGGTGCGCAGCCAGACCATCCAGTGGCGGCCCGACGACCTGAACACGCTGCTGTCCTCCGGCGCGATCCGGATCGACCCGCCCGCCGGCGCCTACCCGGACGCGATGGAGCGCCGGAAGAACCAGATCGCCATTCAGGGTCTGCTGGCACCGACCCAACAACTCACCAGCGGTGAGGAGGGCGGCGCCGCCACCCTGCTGTCCTCCAGCTACCCGGAGCTGCGTGACCCGGCGGTGGCCATCGACATCTACCGCGGCGACACCGGCCTGGACACCGGCCGGCCGCAGTCGATCTTCGCCCTGGACCACTCGATGATGGCGCAGGACCGGCTGAAGCGGGAGAAGCGGACCAACCTGTCGCTAGGGGAGTCGGTGCGCCTGGACGACGGCACGGTCGTCGCGTTCACCGACGTCACCCCGTTTGTGAACCTGCAGGTCAGCCACGACCCGGCGCAGATCTGGGTGCTGATCTTCTCGATGACCATGATGGGCGGGCTGCTGGTGTCGCTGGTGGTGCGCAGCCGCCGGGTGTGGGCGCGGATTGAGCCCGCCGGTGTGGCGGGTACCGTGAACGTCGAGCTTGGCGGCCTGGCGCGCACCGACAACTCCGGTTGGGGCGACGAGTTCGAGCGATTGGCCTCCCGATTGCTCGATTCCGGGTCAGCAGGACATAAGGAAGGTCGATGA
- a CDS encoding DUF4229 domain-containing protein, whose amino-acid sequence MAEQRPMGRMMTDVLMYTLARIALVVVLTVVIYYGAKAFGVQNLPTYVAALFGLVIAMPLGIWLLRPLRQRATASIAVIDEGRRAERERLQSRLRGEDDA is encoded by the coding sequence GTGGCTGAGCAGCGCCCGATGGGCCGGATGATGACCGACGTGCTGATGTACACCCTGGCGCGCATTGCCCTGGTGGTGGTGTTGACCGTGGTGATCTACTACGGCGCGAAGGCGTTCGGGGTGCAGAACCTGCCCACCTATGTCGCCGCGCTGTTCGGGCTGGTCATCGCGATGCCGCTGGGCATCTGGCTGCTGCGCCCGCTGCGGCAGCGCGCCACCGCCAGCATCGCCGTGATCGATGAGGGCCGCCGCGCCGAGCGTGAGCGCCTGCAGAGCCGGCTGCGCGGCGAGGACGACGCCTAA
- a CDS encoding S-methyl-5'-thioadenosine phosphorylase, protein MMIGVIGGSGLYSFFPPDARRVEADTPYGAPSAPITVGEIAGHEVAFLPRHGVRHEYSPHTVPYRANMWALRALGVRQVLAPCAVGSLDPRLGPGAMVVPDQLVDRTAGRASTYFDGGGIHVGFADPYCPDLRSAALVDGVLDGGTMVVIEGPRFSTRAESRWYADQGCTLINMTGCPEAVLARELEICYAPIALVTDLDAGVEVGEGVRTVDVMAEFQRNLGPFKDVVAAAIARIPAQHTCAHCLAHDGVKLPFELP, encoded by the coding sequence GTGATGATCGGCGTGATCGGTGGCTCCGGCCTCTACAGTTTCTTCCCGCCCGACGCCCGCCGGGTCGAGGCGGACACTCCCTACGGCGCCCCCAGCGCGCCGATCACCGTCGGCGAGATCGCCGGCCATGAGGTGGCGTTTTTGCCCCGGCACGGTGTGCGGCACGAATACTCGCCGCACACCGTGCCGTATCGGGCCAATATGTGGGCGCTGCGCGCGCTCGGGGTGCGACAGGTGCTGGCCCCGTGCGCGGTCGGCAGTCTGGACCCGCGGTTGGGACCGGGCGCGATGGTCGTGCCGGACCAACTGGTGGACCGCACCGCGGGCCGGGCGTCGACCTACTTCGATGGCGGCGGCATCCACGTCGGGTTCGCCGATCCGTACTGCCCGGATCTGCGGTCGGCGGCGCTGGTCGACGGCGTCCTCGACGGTGGGACCATGGTGGTGATCGAGGGCCCGCGGTTCTCCACCCGCGCGGAGAGCCGCTGGTACGCCGATCAGGGCTGCACCCTGATCAATATGACCGGCTGCCCGGAGGCGGTGCTGGCCCGCGAGTTGGAAATCTGTTACGCGCCAATCGCTTTGGTCACCGACCTGGACGCCGGCGTGGAGGTCGGGGAGGGTGTGCGCACCGTGGACGTGATGGCGGAGTTCCAGCGGAACCTCGGCCCGTTCAAGGACGTGGTGGCCGCGGCCATCGCCCGGATACCGGCGCAGCACACCTGCGCGCACTGCCTGGCACACGACGGGGTGAAACTGCCGTTCGAACTTCCTTGA
- a CDS encoding 1,4-dihydroxy-2-naphthoate polyprenyltransferase, protein MATVAQWVEGARPRTLPNAIAPVIAGTGAAAWLGAAVWWKALLALLVSVALIIGVNYANDYSDGIRGTDDERAGPVRLVGARLAAPRAVLTAALISLGVAGLAGVALALASNPWLIVAGAVCIAAAWFYTGGSKPYGYLGLGEVAVFVFFGLVAVCGTQYTQALRVDWVGLALAVAMGSLSSAVLVANNLRDIPTDTVSGKITLAVRLGDTRTRRLYLGLLVVAGLSTVALAFATPWALAGLAAAPLAARAARPVVTGAVGPALIPVLRDTGLTMLVLATCAAVALGLG, encoded by the coding sequence ATGGCCACCGTCGCGCAGTGGGTTGAAGGCGCCCGTCCCCGCACCCTGCCCAACGCCATCGCGCCGGTGATCGCCGGCACCGGCGCCGCGGCCTGGCTGGGCGCCGCTGTGTGGTGGAAAGCGCTGCTGGCACTGCTGGTTTCGGTGGCGTTGATCATCGGGGTGAACTACGCCAACGACTACTCCGACGGCATCCGCGGCACCGACGACGAGCGCGCCGGCCCGGTTCGGCTGGTCGGCGCCCGATTGGCGGCGCCGCGGGCGGTGCTGACCGCCGCGCTGATCAGCCTCGGGGTGGCCGGGCTCGCCGGCGTCGCGTTGGCGCTGGCCAGCAATCCGTGGCTGATCGTCGCGGGCGCGGTGTGCATCGCGGCGGCCTGGTTCTACACCGGCGGCTCCAAGCCGTACGGCTACCTCGGTCTCGGCGAGGTGGCGGTGTTCGTGTTCTTCGGGCTGGTCGCGGTCTGCGGCACCCAGTACACCCAGGCGCTGCGGGTCGATTGGGTCGGCCTGGCCCTGGCGGTCGCGATGGGCTCGCTGTCTTCGGCGGTGCTAGTCGCCAACAATCTGCGCGACATCCCCACCGACACGGTCTCCGGCAAGATCACCCTGGCGGTGCGGCTCGGCGACACCCGGACCCGACGGCTGTACCTGGGGCTGCTTGTGGTCGCGGGCCTGTCCACGGTGGCCCTGGCTTTCGCCACTCCGTGGGCGCTGGCCGGACTGGCGGCGGCTCCGCTGGCGGCGCGCGCCGCCCGGCCGGTGGTCACCGGGGCCGTCGGGCCGGCGCTGATCCCGGTGCTGCGCGACACCGGGCTGACCATGCTGGTGCTGGCGACCTGCGCCGCCGTCGCGCTGGGGCTCGGTTAG
- the ccsB gene encoding c-type cytochrome biogenesis protein CcsB: protein MNSEHVDIGLSRYSDWAFTSSVLVLTLALLALAIELAYSRSRKAAEKELVSVGATVSSDAEVPGVVASAPTRSVEERTGRAGVALVYLGIGLLAVSVVLRGLATSRVPWGNMYEFINLTCLFGLLAAAVVLRRSGYRSLWVFVLLPVLILLTVSGKWLYAHAAPVMPALQSYWLPIHVSVVSLGSGVFLVAGVASILFLLKTSRWAEPDAGGPMAALVSRLPDAKALDRIAYRTTIFAFPVFGFGVIFGAIWAEEAWGRYWGWDPKETVSFIAWVIYAAYLHARSTAGWRDRKAAWINVAGFVVMVFNLFFINLVTVGFHSYAGVG from the coding sequence ATGAACAGCGAGCACGTCGATATCGGGTTGTCCCGCTACTCCGACTGGGCGTTCACCTCGTCGGTGCTGGTCCTGACCCTGGCGCTGCTGGCGCTGGCCATCGAATTGGCCTATAGCCGCAGCCGCAAGGCGGCCGAGAAAGAACTGGTGTCCGTCGGCGCGACGGTCAGCTCGGACGCCGAGGTTCCCGGTGTGGTGGCGTCGGCCCCGACCCGCTCGGTCGAAGAGCGCACCGGTCGCGCGGGTGTCGCCCTGGTGTACCTGGGCATCGGACTGCTGGCCGTCAGCGTGGTGCTGCGCGGCCTGGCGACCTCACGGGTGCCGTGGGGCAACATGTACGAGTTCATCAACCTGACCTGCCTGTTCGGCCTGCTGGCCGCTGCGGTGGTGCTGCGCCGCTCCGGTTACCGCTCGCTGTGGGTCTTCGTGCTGCTGCCGGTGCTGATCCTGCTGACCGTCTCGGGCAAGTGGCTGTACGCGCACGCGGCGCCGGTGATGCCCGCCCTGCAGTCCTACTGGCTGCCGATCCACGTGTCGGTGGTCAGCCTGGGCTCCGGGGTGTTCCTGGTGGCCGGCGTGGCCAGCATCCTGTTCCTGCTCAAGACCTCCCGGTGGGCCGAACCGGACGCAGGAGGCCCGATGGCCGCGCTGGTGTCCCGGCTGCCGGACGCGAAGGCGCTGGACCGGATCGCCTACCGCACCACGATTTTCGCGTTCCCGGTGTTCGGCTTCGGTGTCATCTTCGGCGCGATCTGGGCCGAGGAGGCCTGGGGCCGCTACTGGGGCTGGGACCCCAAGGAGACGGTGTCCTTCATCGCCTGGGTGATCTACGCCGCCTACCTGCACGCCCGGTCCACCGCCGGTTGGCGTGACCGCAAGGCGGCCTGGATCAACGTGGCCGGCTTCGTGGTGATGGTCTTCAACTTGTTCTTCATCAACCTGGTCACCGTCGGCTTCCACTCCTACGCGGGAGTGGGCTGA
- a CDS encoding MspA family porin: MAQVANNAPDAAPPAGDPGSALLGPMPSGPPGVMMTPDGWQLNVTGLEESLAAVPSLTGAPTSREYIVDGTFVGTITGAGSTELSGGVLEAGYQIGCGIIQDTVESITSAGVSPFVGGFMKGWRPQLPTFGIAANVNQQLKIALKPGTVNIVSVGKKSYKGDTARVSIYGFRVKIDGCAGQSFIRSFATLTSSTDDTDDVITYLGVTKAV; the protein is encoded by the coding sequence GTGGCCCAGGTCGCGAACAACGCCCCGGATGCCGCCCCGCCGGCCGGCGACCCGGGCTCGGCGCTGCTGGGGCCGATGCCCTCGGGGCCGCCCGGGGTGATGATGACCCCGGACGGTTGGCAGCTCAATGTCACCGGGCTGGAGGAGTCCCTGGCGGCGGTGCCGTCGTTGACCGGCGCTCCGACCTCCCGCGAGTACATCGTCGACGGGACCTTCGTCGGCACCATCACCGGCGCGGGCAGCACCGAGCTGTCCGGCGGAGTGCTGGAGGCGGGCTACCAGATCGGATGCGGCATCATCCAGGACACCGTGGAGTCGATCACCTCCGCCGGTGTCTCGCCGTTCGTCGGCGGATTCATGAAGGGCTGGCGGCCGCAGCTGCCGACTTTCGGCATCGCCGCGAACGTGAACCAGCAGCTGAAGATCGCGCTGAAGCCGGGCACCGTGAACATCGTCTCGGTGGGGAAGAAGTCCTACAAGGGGGACACCGCGCGGGTCTCCATCTACGGCTTCCGAGTGAAGATCGACGGTTGCGCGGGCCAGTCGTTCATCCGGTCATTCGCCACCCTGACCAGCTCGACCGACGACACAGACGACGTCATCACCTATCTCGGTGTGACCAAGGCCGTTTAG
- a CDS encoding MinD/ParA family ATP-binding protein: MRQPSGGYPQPSFRSEQRRTEQRFAEPDPMTGPTRPTAQLAPPTGMPSVDPFGQPGYGPHFGHNAPVRPAPTPAGAALPVPVRPVVPQTPYPDLSTSSLLRQVKPAPTQGWRRWVYLGTGKLVNLGEGAAGEHHSNLIAHVNKPLAGCHTIAVLSLKGGVGKTTITATLGATFASIRGDRVVAVDANPDRGTLSQKAALETPATVRDLIAGAADIARYSDVRRYTSQGPSRLELLASEADPAVSEAFSDADYTQVLEVLERYYSLVLTDCGTGLMHSAMSAVLANADTLIIVSSGSVDGARSASATLDWLDAHGHEELVRNAVTVINAVRPRSRKVDLQKVVDHFSRRCRAVRLVPFDPHLEEGAEIDLQRLRPQTREALIELAAVVADGFSSN, from the coding sequence GTGCGGCAACCCTCGGGCGGCTACCCGCAGCCCAGCTTCCGTAGTGAGCAGCGCCGCACCGAGCAGCGCTTCGCCGAACCGGACCCGATGACCGGCCCGACCCGGCCCACCGCGCAGTTGGCCCCGCCCACCGGGATGCCGTCGGTCGACCCGTTCGGCCAGCCCGGCTACGGTCCGCACTTCGGCCACAACGCCCCGGTGCGCCCGGCCCCCACCCCGGCCGGCGCGGCGCTGCCGGTCCCGGTGCGCCCCGTGGTGCCGCAGACCCCCTACCCGGACCTGTCCACCAGTTCGCTGCTGCGCCAGGTGAAGCCGGCGCCGACCCAGGGTTGGCGACGCTGGGTCTACCTGGGCACCGGCAAGCTGGTGAACCTCGGCGAAGGGGCTGCGGGCGAGCACCACAGCAACCTGATCGCGCACGTCAACAAGCCGCTGGCCGGCTGCCACACCATCGCGGTGCTCAGCCTCAAGGGCGGCGTCGGCAAGACCACCATCACCGCGACGCTGGGCGCGACGTTCGCCTCCATCCGCGGTGACCGGGTCGTGGCCGTCGACGCCAACCCCGACCGCGGGACGCTGAGCCAGAAGGCGGCGCTGGAAACCCCGGCCACCGTGCGCGATCTGATCGCCGGCGCCGCGGACATCGCCCGCTACAGCGATGTGCGCCGCTACACCTCCCAGGGCCCCAGCCGGCTGGAGTTGCTGGCGTCGGAGGCCGACCCGGCGGTGTCCGAGGCGTTCAGCGACGCCGACTACACCCAGGTGCTCGAGGTGCTGGAGCGCTACTACAGCCTGGTCCTCACCGACTGCGGCACCGGTCTGATGCACTCGGCGATGTCCGCGGTGCTGGCCAACGCCGACACCCTGATCATCGTCAGCTCCGGATCGGTCGACGGCGCCCGCAGCGCGTCGGCGACGCTGGACTGGCTGGACGCGCACGGACACGAGGAACTCGTCCGCAACGCGGTCACCGTCATCAACGCGGTGCGGCCGCGCAGCCGCAAGGTGGACCTGCAGAAGGTCGTCGACCACTTCTCCCGGCGCTGCCGCGCGGTGCGCCTGGTGCCGTTCGACCCGCACCTGGAAGAGGGCGCGGAGATCGACCTGCAGCGGCTGCGCCCGCAGACCCGGGAGGCCCTCATCGAGTTGGCCGCCGTCGTGGCCGACGGGTTCAGCAGTAACTAG
- a CDS encoding MspA family porin, whose translation MLHRLGIPAAALILAVAGAPLAPADPTDPAVAAADAAPAPEAAPPDDAVAPPDAAPPVETGAAPSGPPGIAHTPDGRMLTVLAKDETQLPVAPLTTSLSSREWLVGATFTGEGMDSVKGGTLEVGYQIGCGIEMDKVKLNGSIGLSGGQLAYDTTGASGTNGLSDIGAITVPIQGQIEVAPRPGTVTAVVVNKKSFKGNSTRVTIRDVHVKIDNCVGASSLRSYAVLTSSGPDADDIVSYYGVPKTF comes from the coding sequence ATGTTGCACCGCTTGGGAATTCCGGCCGCCGCGCTGATTCTCGCGGTCGCCGGCGCGCCACTCGCGCCGGCCGACCCGACCGATCCGGCAGTGGCCGCCGCCGACGCGGCGCCCGCACCGGAGGCCGCGCCGCCGGACGACGCAGTGGCGCCGCCGGACGCGGCCCCGCCCGTTGAAACCGGCGCCGCGCCGTCCGGGCCGCCCGGAATCGCGCACACGCCCGACGGCCGCATGCTGACCGTGCTGGCCAAGGATGAGACCCAGCTGCCGGTCGCGCCGCTGACCACCTCGCTGTCGTCGCGGGAATGGCTGGTGGGCGCCACCTTCACCGGTGAGGGCATGGACTCGGTCAAGGGCGGGACGCTGGAGGTCGGCTACCAGATCGGCTGCGGCATCGAAATGGACAAGGTGAAGCTCAACGGCTCGATCGGCTTGTCCGGTGGCCAACTCGCCTATGACACCACCGGCGCCAGCGGCACCAACGGACTGTCCGACATCGGCGCGATCACCGTGCCGATCCAGGGGCAGATCGAGGTCGCCCCGCGGCCGGGCACCGTCACCGCCGTGGTCGTGAACAAGAAGTCCTTCAAGGGCAATTCGACGCGGGTCACCATCCGCGATGTGCACGTCAAGATCGACAACTGCGTGGGCGCCTCGTCGTTGCGGTCGTATGCCGTGCTGACCAGCTCGGGGCCCGACGCCGACGACATCGTCTCGTACTACGGCGTGCCGAAGACGTTCTGA
- a CDS encoding DUF1345 domain-containing protein: MALRVHSGPPTVRLAAAAVVGLAAIGVFGSQVGWTYAPVAGWIAAALVYLCWTWLLIAPMTPAETREHATAAARDDSTPRAVELIVVLAALASLAGVGALLVAARHGGDVRNVTVGILSVICAWLTVHTAFTLRYARLYYPNREIDFNDPEFEPTYLDFAYVAFTVGMTYQVADTNLRSPRMRRTILAQALVSFVLGAVILAISINLVASLLNLG; this comes from the coding sequence GTGGCACTTCGAGTTCATAGCGGACCGCCGACCGTCCGGCTGGCGGCGGCCGCCGTCGTCGGCCTCGCGGCGATCGGGGTCTTCGGTTCTCAGGTCGGCTGGACGTACGCTCCGGTGGCGGGCTGGATCGCCGCCGCGCTGGTGTACCTGTGCTGGACCTGGCTGCTGATCGCCCCGATGACCCCGGCAGAAACGCGTGAGCACGCCACCGCCGCCGCCCGGGACGACTCCACCCCACGCGCGGTCGAGCTGATCGTGGTGCTGGCGGCCCTGGCCAGCCTCGCCGGGGTCGGCGCGCTGCTGGTCGCCGCACGACACGGCGGCGACGTCCGGAACGTGACGGTCGGGATCCTCAGCGTGATCTGCGCCTGGCTGACCGTGCACACCGCCTTCACGCTGCGGTACGCGCGGCTGTACTACCCGAATCGGGAGATCGATTTCAACGACCCGGAGTTCGAGCCGACCTACCTGGACTTCGCCTACGTGGCGTTCACCGTCGGCATGACCTACCAGGTTGCCGACACCAACCTGCGCAGTCCCCGGATGCGCCGGACCATCCTGGCCCAGGCGTTGGTGTCCTTCGTCCTCGGCGCGGTGATCCTGGCCATCTCCATCAACCTGGTGGCGAGCCTGCTGAATTTGGGCTGA